Proteins from a single region of Campylobacter sputorum:
- the luxS gene encoding S-ribosylhomocysteine lyase, with protein MPLLDSFKVDHTKMNAPGVRLAKTMKTPKGDDISVFDLRFCKPNVDILPPKGMHTLEHLFAGFMREHLNSNSVEIIDISPMGCRTGFYMSLIGIPCEEEVINAWSKSMKDVLDVKTQNDIPELNKYQCGSYEMHSLSEAKNIAKNILDAKICIINNEEIKLNII; from the coding sequence ATGCCACTTTTAGATAGTTTTAAAGTTGATCACACGAAAATGAATGCACCAGGAGTTAGGCTTGCTAAAACAATGAAAACGCCAAAAGGTGATGATATAAGTGTTTTTGATCTTAGATTTTGCAAACCAAATGTAGATATTTTGCCACCAAAAGGAATGCATACATTAGAGCATCTTTTTGCAGGTTTTATGAGAGAGCATTTAAATTCAAATAGTGTTGAAATTATAGATATTTCGCCTATGGGATGTAGAACTGGCTTTTATATGAGTCTTATAGGCATACCTTGTGAAGAAGAAGTTATAAATGCTTGGAGTAAAAGTATGAAAGATGTTTTAGATGTAAAAACACAAAATGATATACCCGAGCTAAACAAATACCAATGCGGTAGCTACGAAATGCACTCTCTTAGTGAGGCAAAAAATATCGCAAAAAATATTTTAGATGCAAAAATTTGCATTATAAATAACGAAGAAATTAAACTAAATATCATTTAA
- a CDS encoding sensor histidine kinase, producing the protein MNNNKDIKNSLENLIEQTYLIEKEYKALNESYISLQSFIKSIVEALPTALWVINKDGSVFLQNSEAESLGSLLELINLKEPRQEINLKASYFQVIIKQKDDKTIISANDITNEKRSERLASMGQVSAHLAHEIRNPIGSIALLSSTLLKRIDDKNKPILEEMQKAIWRVERIIKATLLFTKGVVPNKYKFDLISLKNECEDVVKLYTYSKNISFEFKFESCPYVGDKDLLSMVFQNLIFNAIDAIESDDSDNGKVEINFYKTNATYEFEVQDSGVDIEDDNILFEPFKTTKLKGNGLGLSLCKQIIKAHDGEICIKNSPKRFCVSLKI; encoded by the coding sequence ATGAATAACAACAAAGATATAAAAAATAGTTTAGAAAATCTCATAGAGCAGACTTATTTGATAGAAAAAGAGTATAAAGCATTAAATGAATCATATATTAGTTTGCAAAGTTTTATAAAAAGCATAGTAGAAGCACTTCCAACTGCTCTTTGGGTTATAAATAAAGATGGAAGTGTATTTTTGCAAAATAGCGAAGCTGAGAGTTTAGGATCTTTGCTTGAACTTATAAATTTAAAAGAACCAAGACAAGAAATAAATTTAAAAGCGTCATATTTTCAAGTTATTATAAAACAAAAAGATGACAAAACTATAATCTCTGCAAATGATATAACAAATGAAAAAAGAAGTGAAAGATTAGCATCTATGGGGCAAGTTTCGGCTCATCTTGCTCACGAGATAAGAAATCCTATAGGTTCAATTGCCCTACTTTCATCAACTCTTTTAAAAAGAATTGATGATAAAAATAAACCGATATTAGAAGAGATGCAAAAGGCTATTTGGAGAGTTGAGCGTATCATAAAAGCAACACTACTTTTCACAAAAGGAGTTGTACCAAACAAATATAAATTTGATCTCATTTCTTTAAAAAACGAGTGCGAAGATGTTGTTAAATTATACACATATTCAAAAAATATATCGTTTGAGTTTAAATTTGAAAGTTGCCCTTATGTTGGTGATAAAGACCTGCTTTCTATGGTATTTCAAAATTTAATTTTTAATGCAATTGATGCTATAGAAAGCGATGATAGTGATAATGGAAAAGTTGAGATAAATTTTTATAAAACTAATGCCACTTATGAGTTTGAAGTGCAAGATAGTGGAGTTGATATAGAAGATGATAATATACTTTTTGAGCCATTTAAAACAACAAAATTAAAAGGAAATGGGCTAGGATTAAGCCTTTGCAAACAGATAATAAAAGCTCACGATGGAGAGATTTGCATAAAAAACTCTCCAAAAAGATTTTGTGTTAGTTTAAAAATTTAA
- a CDS encoding ATP-binding protein, whose product MQDSGVDIEDDNILFEPFKTTKLKGNGLGLSLCKQIIKAHDGEICIKNSPKRFCVSLKI is encoded by the coding sequence GTGCAAGATAGCGGAGTTGATATAGAAGATGATAATATACTTTTTGAGCCATTTAAAACAACAAAATTAAAAGGAAATGGGCTAGGATTAAGCCTTTGCAAACAGATAATAAAGGCTCATGATGGAGAGATTTGCATAAAAAACTCTCCAAAAAGATTTTGTGTTAGTTTAAAAATTTAA
- a CDS encoding aminotransferase class V-fold PLP-dependent enzyme: MTFEDLRKDIILKDGIYYFDFTASGLACKSVEKQISSILLTYANTHSECSSCARTTTQYYEKARREIKKLLELNDEFYLMPCGYGSSAAMKKFQELLGIYIPPMLRNRLNIKNSDIKNIPLFIIGPYEHHSNEVSARLALCECVRIKFDNNKNVDMNMLEDVLKKNQNREIIASFNVASNVTGIFSNYKEIYKLIKKYNGILALDSSTYSPYGNLDCNFYDAMFLSPHKLIGGIGSSGLLIIKKELCKSNLPTFAGGGTVSYVSRISQSFTHDKEQLEQGGTPGIIQLIRAHLAYKIRNQLGFENIKNKELELKSYFEPKFESIKNIITYYPKNQSRLPIYSFNFKDKSPYDITEILSNKFGIQARAGCACAGPYGHDLLNLQDDGYFKERPGFVRIGLHYTHNKDDLDYLLGALNDISNY, encoded by the coding sequence TTGACTTTTGAAGATTTAAGAAAAGATATTATATTAAAAGATGGAATTTATTATTTTGATTTTACAGCATCTGGACTTGCTTGCAAGAGTGTAGAAAAGCAAATTTCATCGATACTTTTAACATATGCAAACACGCATTCTGAATGTTCAAGTTGTGCAAGAACAACAACACAGTATTATGAAAAAGCTAGAAGAGAGATTAAAAAACTACTTGAGTTAAATGATGAATTTTACCTTATGCCTTGTGGATACGGCTCAAGTGCGGCTATGAAAAAATTTCAAGAACTGCTTGGAATTTATATTCCACCAATGTTAAGAAATAGACTAAACATAAAAAATAGCGACATAAAAAATATACCTCTTTTTATAATCGGTCCTTATGAACATCATTCAAATGAAGTGAGTGCAAGATTGGCTCTTTGTGAGTGTGTTAGAATAAAATTTGATAATAATAAAAATGTCGATATGAATATGCTTGAAGATGTACTTAAAAAAAATCAAAATAGAGAGATAATTGCAAGTTTTAATGTCGCTTCAAATGTTACTGGAATTTTTAGTAACTATAAAGAAATATATAAGCTTATTAAAAAATATAATGGTATTTTAGCTCTTGATAGTTCTACTTATAGCCCATATGGAAATTTAGATTGTAATTTTTATGATGCTATGTTTTTATCTCCTCATAAATTAATAGGTGGTATTGGAAGTTCTGGTTTGCTTATAATAAAAAAAGAACTTTGCAAAAGCAATCTCCCAACTTTTGCAGGAGGTGGCACTGTTTCATATGTAAGTAGAATTTCGCAAAGTTTTACTCATGATAAAGAGCAACTAGAGCAGGGCGGAACACCTGGAATAATCCAGCTTATAAGGGCTCATCTTGCTTATAAGATAAGAAATCAATTGGGATTTGAAAATATAAAAAATAAAGAGTTAGAGCTAAAAAGTTATTTTGAGCCAAAATTTGAAAGTATAAAAAATATCATTACATATTATCCAAAAAACCAATCACGATTGCCTATTTATTCTTTTAATTTTAAAGATAAATCTCCTTATGATATAACAGAAATTTTAAGCAATAAATTTGGCATCCAAGCAAGAGCAGGGTGTGCTTGTGCTGGTCCATATGGTCATGATTTATTAAATTTACAAGATGATGGATATTTTAAAGAGCGTCCCGGCTTTGTTAGGATAGGATTACATTACACGCATAATAAAGATGATCTGGATTATTTACTTGGTGCTTTAAATGATATTTCTAATTATTAG
- a CDS encoding DUF234 domain-containing protein encodes MKIYTLKSTYQTHKHLDIHSLIEFHFVFDAYEITPKYYDIFEAIRYEILYKVDELKKRFYFDNKHQKLISKALYKLSKNDRKQNYVFKLFPRGLAHIIYTNILFSDLIYIEKSSEKPIIKDKKEKIKKELRRYTIEDKLHFKNNFTRFWFRFIEPNLKLIELGKYDLMMEIIMQDFDNYASLPFELLAKEIIANRLKIPPFEIVSYWDKDIEIDIFIKSKIGYIVGEVKYKNKKICKNIVNILLKKCDKINIKPAKIVLISKNGFSNELLKEKNENITLFSIENFKELL; translated from the coding sequence ATGAAAATTTATACTTTAAAATCCACTTATCAAACGCATAAACATTTAGATATACATTCTTTGATAGAATTTCATTTTGTATTTGATGCATATGAAATAACTCCAAAGTATTATGATATATTTGAGGCTATTAGATATGAAATTTTATATAAAGTTGATGAACTAAAAAAAAGATTTTATTTTGATAACAAACATCAAAAACTTATATCAAAAGCACTTTATAAGTTATCTAAAAATGATAGAAAACAAAACTATGTTTTTAAGCTTTTTCCAAGAGGATTAGCACATATTATCTATACAAATATACTTTTTAGCGATCTTATTTACATAGAAAAAAGTAGTGAAAAACCTATCATAAAAGATAAAAAAGAAAAGATAAAAAAAGAACTAAGAAGATACACCATAGAAGATAAACTACATTTTAAGAACAATTTTACAAGATTTTGGTTTAGATTTATAGAGCCAAATTTAAAGTTAATCGAGCTTGGCAAATATGATTTGATGATGGAAATTATAATGCAAGATTTTGATAATTATGCAAGCTTACCATTTGAACTTCTTGCTAAAGAAATCATAGCAAATAGGCTTAAAATCCCACCATTTGAGATAGTAAGTTACTGGGATAAAGATATCGAGATAGATATATTTATAAAATCCAAAATAGGCTATATAGTTGGTGAAGTAAAATATAAAAATAAAAAAATTTGTAAAAATATTGTAAATATACTACTAAAAAAATGCGATAAAATAAACATAAAGCCAGCAAAAATAGTTTTGATTTCAAAAAATGGTTTTAGTAATGAGCTTTTAAAAGAAAAAAATGAAAATATTACACTTTTTAGTATAGAAAATTTTAAGGAATTGCTATGA
- a CDS encoding c-type cytochrome translates to MKKILHIASLLLLSNIVFAAETYVIEAKGEFGKELQNLIQKYAKDQNVSINTYERSQAPASTGGGISFGVNTNYAYDVNRGEELYKANCFSCHGEKGTKRAMGTSKKLSQISAEEIESSFRAYQVDSDHGGNYRDLMRPIAFKTSNPELGSIIAYLKGPNALQKSGAKNENKDIQTTPTPQGSYLK, encoded by the coding sequence ATGAAAAAAATTTTACATATTGCGTCTTTACTGCTTTTATCAAATATTGTTTTTGCTGCAGAAACTTATGTTATAGAAGCTAAAGGTGAATTTGGAAAAGAGCTTCAAAATTTGATACAAAAATATGCTAAAGATCAAAATGTAAGCATAAACACTTATGAACGCTCACAAGCACCGGCATCTACTGGTGGCGGGATTAGTTTTGGTGTAAATACAAACTATGCATACGATGTTAATAGGGGAGAAGAGCTATATAAAGCAAACTGTTTTAGCTGTCATGGAGAAAAAGGCACAAAAAGAGCTATGGGAACATCTAAGAAATTAAGCCAAATAAGTGCAGAAGAGATAGAATCTTCTTTTAGAGCCTATCAAGTAGATAGCGATCATGGCGGAAATTATAGAGATCTTATGAGACCAATTGCATTTAAAACTTCAAATCCAGAACTTGGTTCTATAATCGCTTATCTAAAAGGTCCAAATGCTTTGCAAAAAAGTGGTGCAAAAAACGAAAATAAAGATATACAAACAACGCCTACTCCACAAGGAAGTTATTTAAAATAA
- the upp gene encoding uracil phosphoribosyltransferase: protein MKNIKLISHPLIEHKLSFLRDKNTDPFQFRLLVDEITYLMLFEACSDFELKDTTIKTPICETKSKKLKTKVTICPILRAALGMLDGVFRLIPDASVGFLGFQRNEKTLQAEFYYSKLPKDVEKNIVIIIDPMFATGSTAISAVKHLKEQGVKDIKFISLIAAPQGIEKFSKIYPDVDVYLAAIDEKLNEKGYIVPGLGDAGDRIFNTL, encoded by the coding sequence ATGAAAAATATTAAACTTATATCACATCCATTAATTGAACATAAACTAAGTTTTTTAAGAGATAAAAACACAGATCCTTTTCAGTTTCGCTTATTGGTTGATGAGATAACTTATTTGATGTTGTTTGAAGCTTGTAGTGATTTTGAACTAAAAGACACAACTATAAAAACTCCAATTTGCGAAACAAAATCAAAAAAACTAAAAACAAAAGTAACTATTTGTCCTATTTTAAGAGCTGCACTTGGTATGCTAGATGGTGTATTTAGGCTTATTCCAGATGCTAGTGTTGGTTTTTTAGGATTTCAAAGAAATGAAAAAACATTACAAGCTGAATTTTACTACTCAAAATTGCCAAAAGATGTTGAAAAAAATATAGTCATCATAATAGATCCTATGTTTGCAACAGGTTCTACTGCTATAAGTGCAGTTAAGCACTTAAAAGAGCAAGGCGTTAAAGACATTAAATTTATATCTTTAATAGCAGCACCGCAAGGAATTGAGAAATTTAGCAAAATTTATCCAGATGTTGATGTTTATTTGGCAGCTATTGATGAAAAATTAAACGAAAAAGGTTATATAGTTCCTGGACTTGGCGATGCTGGAGATAGGATATTTAATACATTATAA
- the sppA gene encoding signal peptide peptidase SppA: MQFLKAIFAPIRWIFEFINKYFKTFVFLLVVYIVFYSGENKDTTNANLKEISLQGAIISSFDILKEIKDAQDDENIKGVLFVVDSPGGALSPSVEISLAIKSLNQTKPVLVYATGTMASGSYLSSIWASKIYANPGSFIGSIGVIMQGFNISELAKKVGISDQTISAGEYKQSGTIMREWNQKEKVALQELVDKSYNFFVNEVANARKLDINKKDEWANARVFLGADALKLGLIDKISNYYEARNELAKMSGVSNPSWKEKSNYDKFIDSLSKQSTKLMMDILTPRIM, from the coding sequence ATGCAGTTTTTAAAGGCTATTTTTGCACCTATTAGATGGATTTTTGAATTTATAAACAAATATTTCAAAACATTTGTTTTTTTGTTAGTTGTCTATATAGTATTTTATAGTGGAGAAAATAAAGATACAACAAACGCAAACTTAAAAGAGATATCATTGCAAGGTGCGATAATATCAAGTTTTGATATATTAAAAGAGATTAAAGACGCACAAGATGATGAAAATATAAAAGGCGTTTTGTTTGTAGTCGATAGTCCAGGAGGTGCATTAAGTCCAAGCGTAGAGATATCGCTAGCCATAAAATCATTAAACCAAACAAAACCCGTTTTGGTTTATGCAACAGGAACTATGGCAAGTGGAAGCTATCTAAGTAGTATTTGGGCTAGTAAAATTTATGCAAATCCAGGTAGTTTTATAGGCTCAATTGGTGTTATTATGCAAGGATTTAATATAAGTGAATTAGCAAAAAAAGTTGGCATTAGCGACCAGACGATAAGTGCAGGAGAATACAAGCAAAGTGGCACAATTATGCGTGAGTGGAATCAAAAAGAAAAAGTAGCACTTCAAGAACTAGTAGATAAAAGCTATAATTTTTTTGTTAATGAAGTTGCAAATGCTAGAAAACTAGATATAAATAAAAAAGATGAGTGGGCTAACGCTAGAGTTTTTTTAGGAGCTGACGCACTAAAACTTGGACTTATAGATAAAATTTCAAACTATTATGAAGCAAGGAATGAACTTGCAAAAATGAGTGGAGTTAGTAACCCATCTTGGAAAGAAAAATCAAATTATGATAAATTTATAGACTCACTTTCAAAACAAAGCACAAAATTGATGATGGATATCTTAACTCCACGCATTATGTGA